The window TTGACAGGCCGATCGGCTTGAGAAACGTTTCCGGCGTGAAGTCGAGCTTCTTCCACTGCTCCAGAATCTCCGGCGGGGTGTCCTTCACGCCATCATAGAAGCCGGGAATGGTGATGCGGTTGTCGTCGTCGAACAGCCCACCGAGAATTTTGGTCAGCACCCGGATCGGGTTCATCGCCGTGCCGCCGAACACGCCGGAATGCAAATCGCGGCTGGCGGCGGTGATCTTCACCTCTTCATAGAGCAGGCCGCGCAGCGCCGTGGTGATCGCCGGCGTGTTCGGGTCCCACATGCCGGCGTCGCACACCAGCACGTAATCAGCCTTGAACTCGTCCTTGTTGGTCTCGACGAACGGCACGAAATTCTTGGAGCCGACCTCCTCCTCGCCTTCGATCAGGAAGGTGATGTCGATCGGCAGCGATCCCGTGACTTTCTTCCAGGCACGGCAGGCCTCGACGAAGGTCATCACCTGGCCCTTGTCGTCCTCGGCGCCGCGCGCGACGATGATCTTGCGGCCGTCGGTATGATCGGTGACCACGGGCTCGAACGGCGGACGGTGCCAGAGCTCGAGCGGATCGACCGGCTGCACGTCGTAATGGCCGTAGAAGATCACATGCGGCCGTCCGCCCGCCTTGATGTCCGCCTTGGTCTTGCCGACGACGGCGGGATGGCCGGCGGTCGGCCTCACCTCGGTCGCGACGCCGAAGCTCGCGATGTCCTTGGCCAGATGCTCGGCCGCCGCCTTGCAATCCCCGGCAAAGGCCGGATCTGCGGAAATCGACTTGATCCGCAACAGCGAGAACAAACGCTCCAGGCTGTTGTCAAAGTCCTTGTCGATGTGGTCGAGCACGGATTGAAGCTGCGCGTTGGCCATGGTCGGATTCCTGACTTTTGAGTCTCAAGACGGATGCGGTTTTAGCCTTGCCGGTTTTAGTCCTGCCGGTTTTAACCCTGCCGCTGCGTCGGAGCCAGCCGCAACCGGCGGATGCCGGATGTGCCAGGCGAGCGCAACGGCGAGGACCGCCGTGGCGAGGAGGTTATTGCCCCAAGCCTGGATGACATTGGGAAACGGCGGCAGCGACAGCAGCATGAGGATGCCGGCGGCGCCGAGCGCAAGCCAGGTTCCCAGCCGCACACCCGCCCGCGCGTCGAAGGCGGCCCGATGCATCAGCACCGTCATCGGCAAGAACAACCACATGAAGTAATACTGTCGCGCCAGCGGCGAGGCCACCGTCATCAGGCAGAACAGGATGCCCAGCTCCTCGGCGTCCGATCGCGCGGTTCGCCGCCGCGCCGGCGGCATAACCGCGACGAAGCCGAGGCCGAGCAACGCCGATATCGCCAGCACGATCCAGTTGGCCGTCCTGTAGTCGACATCGACGAGGTTCATCGTGCGCGGCGGCTTGTCGGGATCTTCCTGATTGTAGTTGATCGGCCGAACCAGACGGTGCGTCACCGCAATAATGGACTGGTTGACCCATGACCAGTTCTGCTCGTCGCGCTGGCCAAATCCCTTCTCCGAGCTCGAGGCGACCATGCCCTGGTACCAGGTGTTGAGCTCGGCCGCGTTACGCTCGAAGCCACGGATCGGCGCCGGCAAGACGTAGAGAAGGATGCCGATGAAGGCGATCATGCTGACGACCGCCGCCCACTGCCGGCGCCAGACCAAATAGGGCAACACCGCGATTGGAAACACCTTGATGGCCGTGGCGAGTGCGAACATGAACCCTGCGAGCCAGGACCGCCGATGTTGAAGGCTCCAGAAGCCGTAGAGCATCATCGCCAGCAGGACGAGGTTCGGCTGACCGAGATCGAACATGTCGAACACGAAAGTCACGGTGACGAGGGCCGGCAGTGCTTCGAGCCACGGGCCGGGATTGCGGTCCGAACCGGTCATGGCGTTGGAGAGAATGCCCGTGTACCACCACGCCACCACGTTCAGGATCGACAGCACGGCGTAGAGCGGGATCTTGCCGAACCAGCTCGGGATCGCCAGCAGGATCGCGGGCAGCGGCGGATAGATGAAATCGAACTGCTGATGGATGTTGCCGGGATAGAGCGGGCCGCCATGCAGCACCTGCTGCCCGGCCCAGTACCACAGCGCATAGTCCTTGGTTTTGCCGTGGCCGAAGATCTCCGGCCCGAGGACATCGGCGGTGAGGACGACGCAGCAGAGCAGGAAGAGCAGATCGAGCGGCGCGCGCAGCGACGGGAGGCGGAGTGCGCGCGGTTTATCGGATGAAGTCGGTGGTGTCACATCATGTCCAGTCGGAAACACATAGCACGTAGCAGACCGACCGGCGGTTGGAGAGTCCCCATCACCCGAATTTGTACCTGGCAAAAATGCCGCTCATCCGCGCAACCGGAGCGGACCGGCAGCCCGCAATCCGGCCGTTCTGCCTACCTTCGCAGCAGTCCGCCAAGCGCTCCGCGGACGAGCGCACGGCCGACCGAGCCTCCGAGTTGGCCGCCTACCGATTTGCCGAGGTCGGCCACGACGCCGCCGACCACCTTGTCGGTGACCGTGCGCGTGACGTCGCGCACGACGCGCTGTCCCATTGTCAGTCGGTTACGACCGGTGTTGGTGCCGAAGATGGTGCCGACGATCGAGCCGATCTGGCCGAGGATGCCGCCACCACTTCCGCCGGCCTGGCCGTCGGCCGGCGCCGTGGTGCGCGCGATGCGCTTCTGGAGG is drawn from Bradyrhizobium diazoefficiens and contains these coding sequences:
- a CDS encoding M20/M25/M40 family metallo-hydrolase, which encodes MANAQLQSVLDHIDKDFDNSLERLFSLLRIKSISADPAFAGDCKAAAEHLAKDIASFGVATEVRPTAGHPAVVGKTKADIKAGGRPHVIFYGHYDVQPVDPLELWHRPPFEPVVTDHTDGRKIIVARGAEDDKGQVMTFVEACRAWKKVTGSLPIDITFLIEGEEEVGSKNFVPFVETNKDEFKADYVLVCDAGMWDPNTPAITTALRGLLYEEVKITAASRDLHSGVFGGTAMNPIRVLTKILGGLFDDDNRITIPGFYDGVKDTPPEILEQWKKLDFTPETFLKPIGLSIPAGEKGRLLVEQASTRPTCDVNGIWGGYIGEGSKTVIPSHASAKVSFRLVQGQNPQKIRKAFRDYVTARIPGDCKVEFGDHSAAPAVALDWNMKPLAAARKALTEEWGKETVLMGSGASIPIVADFKRALGLDSLLVGFGLDDDNIHSPNEKYDLRSFQKGIRSWARILAALAEVKS
- a CDS encoding glycosyltransferase family 87 protein, which encodes MTPPTSSDKPRALRLPSLRAPLDLLFLLCCVVLTADVLGPEIFGHGKTKDYALWYWAGQQVLHGGPLYPGNIHQQFDFIYPPLPAILLAIPSWFGKIPLYAVLSILNVVAWWYTGILSNAMTGSDRNPGPWLEALPALVTVTFVFDMFDLGQPNLVLLAMMLYGFWSLQHRRSWLAGFMFALATAIKVFPIAVLPYLVWRRQWAAVVSMIAFIGILLYVLPAPIRGFERNAAELNTWYQGMVASSSEKGFGQRDEQNWSWVNQSIIAVTHRLVRPINYNQEDPDKPPRTMNLVDVDYRTANWIVLAISALLGLGFVAVMPPARRRTARSDAEELGILFCLMTVASPLARQYYFMWLFLPMTVLMHRAAFDARAGVRLGTWLALGAAGILMLLSLPPFPNVIQAWGNNLLATAVLAVALAWHIRHPPVAAGSDAAAGLKPAGLKPARLKPHPS